From the genome of Spirosomataceae bacterium TFI 002, one region includes:
- a CDS encoding Cu-processing system ATP-binding protein, which translates to MIQFKNITKSFGKLSVLKDFSATFSRGQSIAIMGPNGSGKTTLIKILLGMVIPDAGELEVNGKSVKREFAYRGDIGYMPQISNYPPNLRVNQLFEMMKDIRKAQGWHGELDEELIENFEINEISNKALGTLSGGTKQKVSAALALLFDPKILVLDEPTAGLDPLAAELLKAKILKERNQGKLVIITSHIMADLEELTDHILYMQDGRVQFFKKLEELRTEVGETTLMRIVAKLMHEKKRKVNKEIETMSAVYQ; encoded by the coding sequence ATGATTCAGTTTAAAAATATTACAAAGTCATTTGGTAAGCTTTCCGTTTTGAAAGACTTTTCTGCCACATTCAGCAGGGGGCAATCCATTGCGATCATGGGACCAAATGGATCGGGTAAAACTACCTTGATTAAAATCTTGCTCGGGATGGTAATTCCTGATGCAGGCGAACTAGAAGTGAACGGCAAGTCGGTGAAGAGAGAGTTCGCATACCGTGGCGATATTGGCTATATGCCTCAGATAAGCAATTATCCGCCAAACCTTCGAGTAAATCAGCTTTTTGAGATGATGAAAGATATTCGAAAAGCTCAAGGCTGGCACGGAGAATTGGACGAAGAATTAATTGAGAATTTTGAAATAAACGAAATCTCAAATAAAGCCCTAGGCACGCTATCAGGTGGAACTAAACAGAAAGTAAGTGCGGCATTGGCGTTGCTTTTTGACCCTAAAATACTCGTGCTTGACGAACCCACTGCTGGTTTGGATCCTTTAGCTGCAGAACTGCTAAAAGCTAAAATCTTGAAAGAAAGAAATCAAGGCAAACTTGTCATTATTACTTCGCATATCATGGCAGATCTCGAAGAATTGACGGATCATATTCTTTACATGCAAGATGGTCGCGTTCAGTTTTTCAAAAAACTAGAAGAGTTGCGTACCGAAGTAGGTGAGACAACACTCATGCGTATAGTAGCAAAACTGATGCATGAAAAAAAAAGAAAAGTGAATAAGGAAATAGAGACAATGTCTGCAGTTTACCAATGA